TTTCCttgttgaaaatgaagaagacgaTGATTGTCTCGATTTTGAACTGATcattccttcttttttcttcgatgaagatgatgatttacCTGATGAGGTGACTTTTCAAACTACAGAAGGTATGAGTAATGAGGGTAGTCGGGAGAAACTCCAAAGCTTAAAGGAGTTCGTCAGTGGCAACAACAAAATAATTCGTAAGAATCGTTTTGCTCTTCTTTCTGCTTATACTCGATTATTGTTTGATCGTGGAAAATATTTCAACCTCATTAGACGTTTTTCTTACTTAGCTGGAATttctgaatttgattttgatacaACTACTTCATGTTCATCCGCTCTATATGTTTGTTCTATTTTGATGGCCAACTACAATGGAAATTATGTTCATGACTTATTTCACAAACCTGGGTACCGGTTCGATTGGTTGTTTGGTGAATAAATTGTGGATATATTAGCTAGATGTGGTGTTACTAATATTGCAGGCCTCTTGTTTGCTAAAATGCCTGAGAATGAAGCTTGGAATTTACAGGGTGTTGGAATTGATTTCCTAATGCATCTCAAAAGGGGTGAAGTATTTGATCGTGGAAAGAATTTCCAGATTATTAAGAGGTTTTTTTATATTGGTGATTTTGATTCTTTTACTGGTATGAACTTACATTCTGAAGAAGTTGAAACACAAGTGATAATTGACTTCCTCAAGTTAAATCAAGCCACATTTGGCAACGAAACTGATTCTAACGGCGATTATTGCTTCAACAAGTTTGAAGAGCTTTGCAACAATTTTGCGTACTTGAGGAAATTTTTCATTCTCTACAGCAAATTACTACGTATGAAtggtttttgtctttattttgatgATACTCGCTCGTTGTTTAATCGAGGTAAGTGTGCAGTCCATTCTTGGATTTCTTCTAGCATGCTAACTTTTCAATTACTTcctaataaccttgggcataaatcaaaattttgggttataCATTTGATGGTTCTTGTGTGTGTTGTTGATCATACCGACATTCTAGATGATAGTAAGTTGTTTGTTAAAAACTCTAAACAAAATGGCACTTGGTTACTCTTGTTGGTTAGAGTAGTGATAACTGAAATGGCATTAGAGATATTGGGTCGAAGGCTTAGGAGTGTAGTGTGGAGTTTGGAAGGGTGGTGAAGCTGATACTCTTTTGCAGCTTCAACATGGTTTGCTTTATGCTATAGGAGTCACATTTGATGGATTTTGGAGGAGAAGAGCAATGAAAGAACATTTtctatgttgttgttcctattCAGTTTTCATTCTCAGCACTAAATATGCACATCCACATCCGTTAAAATACTTTAGTCATTCTTTCTCATAGTTTGCACCTTCTTACTTCTCTTACAAAACTATCTACAAGCTCCGTGGTGTTATTCAACAACAGGTTGCTCGGTATGGGTTGTTTTTATCTTTCTTTTAATTATACTCGTACATTATTTGACCGTGGAAAGGAATTTGAACTTAGTATGTGGACTTCTTGTTCTGTGCATTGGGATTTCAGATTTGGGTTTGTTTTTCTTCGGGTAAATTTAGTGGATAAATACTATAGCGGATTTAGAAGCACGATGAGACCTCATGTGATATTTGTAAGAATACACTTCACACCCAAATTAATTTTGGCAATCTTAATGTGGGAATGAACATGGGTTTTCTTGAGATGGGATTTGGCAGCAGATTGTGATGTTCACCTTGCTTGTGTACTGGTGCAGATTTCTGTGTGGATCCTGGCTGCAGTTTTTGCAAGGCTAAAGGGCACTTGCTCTAAATTTTATGTGACCAGAGAGTGGATGTGTGGAGGGACTAGATATTCTATTGTTGTAGTTTTCCCTGAATATAGTAAAAACATGGCTAATActgaggtcccaaggatgttgaTGTTGGTAGTCTCCTTGAGGTGCGAAGTTGCAATAAACTATTACTCTCAGCTCGATGGTGTTCCTATGCATATTGCAGGTCAAGACGACAGTTTACATGGGTCTTCTCCAAGAACATTTCTCACTGAAATTTACGCTCCCACTTTTCTCACAACAATCACATGTGTGTTGAGGACCTGTGCTGAAGTTCTTGTGCATCTCATGGACATACTCTCGCATACTTCTGAAGTTCCTTGCAAGGAAGATGACGAATGGCAGAATACTCATGCCATAGCTGGAAACAGACTCATTTTTCCTGCTTAGTCACCCTACAACAACACCAAACTATAGAGGCTGGACAAGGGATTGCAAGACATGGAGTTCAAGTGCTGGAGAGCCTCACATGGGTGATTATGGGAATTCTGGCTACTTATCTTTGCTGCTAGTTGGAGGGAACTACTACTGTTGTGGCTTAACCAATATGTTAGGGAATTTTCAAATCGACGGATAACCACATATCGCATCGAGATGTACCTGCTATGGTTGGAAGATGGTGCCAAACTCGattctcatccttgaggacaaggatgtttccaAGGAGTGAGGAATGTCATGTACCTGCTATGGTTGGAAGAGGGTGCCCATATCAATATCCTTGTTGGTGGTTAGTAAATATAATTAGTATTAATAATTAGTTAATTAGTGTTTAATTGAGTTGTAATTAGTGGTTTAGATGAAACTACCTGTTGCCTTTTGGGTCGTTGGATGTAAGGATGGGAAAACCTAGCTTTATAAGCTACTATGAGTCTGTAATGAGAAGACAtctgaaaattaataaaattgaATCGTATATTCGATTTTAGGCAGTGTTCTTCATTGAACCTGAAGGCTTGATTTGTGAGAATCaggagaggtttatcctcaaacTATCACTCAATCTTGTTATGTACATCTAGGTTGGAAGAGGGTGCCCATATCAATATCCTTGCTGGTAGTTAGTAAATATAATTAGTATTAATAATTAGTTAATTAGTGTTTAATTGAGTTGTAATTAGTGATTTAGATGAAACTACCTGTTGCCTTTTGGGTCGTTGGATGTAAGGATGGGAAAACCTAGCTTTATAAGCTACTATGAGTCGGTAATGAGAAGACATATGAAAATTAATGAAATTGAATCGTACAGTCGATTTTATGCAGTGTTCTTCATTGAACCTGAaggcttgattcgtgagaatcaagagaggtttatcctcaaacTATCACCCAATCTTATTATGTATATCTAGGTACATGACATATCgttgtaacataataagttgCTCTACCTTTAATATTATGATTTTTGGTATTCACAAAAATGATATTTCGTTAGTGTTTCGGTGAGTGCAACTTTGTGCACTCCTTTTATTGTAAAAGTTGGACTTTAGCCCAAAAATTATATTCAAATTTTAACTTCAAGAAGATCTAATACCTGGAAGCTCTGGTGGCCCCTCCCGTATCATCATCC
This DNA window, taken from Papaver somniferum cultivar HN1 chromosome 3, ASM357369v1, whole genome shotgun sequence, encodes the following:
- the LOC113361124 gene encoding uncharacterized protein LOC113361124 — encoded protein: MVFVFILMILARCLIEISVWILAAVFARLKGTCSKFYVTREWMCGGTRYSIVVVFPEYSKNMANTEVPRMLMLVVSLRCEVAINYYSQLDGVPMHIAGQDDSLHGSSPRTFLTEIYAPTFLTTITCVLRTCAEVLVHLMDILSHTSEVPCKEDDEWQNTHAIAGNRLIFPA